A stretch of Sulfurimonas autotrophica DSM 16294 DNA encodes these proteins:
- a CDS encoding exonuclease domain-containing protein: MAKQYVILDTETTGTNEEDRVIQLGYMVLGAKEIEVHNEFCSTDVAIKFGAMEVHGITPDLLEGKPPCVETVAYKRLLELNTSENYLIIHNAPFDITMLEKEGFKTQMKVIDTLRVAKHVMPDEEAHRLQYFRYKMELYKDEEKEAKALGIVVKAHDAIGDVLVLKLFLSKLKDIVQAQFPNENPVEKMVDLTNTPILVKTFRFGKHKGKSLEEVAREDAGYLRWMLKNMENIDEDLRYSINYYLES; encoded by the coding sequence ATGGCAAAACAATATGTGATTTTAGATACGGAGACAACGGGCACAAATGAAGAAGACAGAGTCATCCAGCTTGGATACATGGTCTTGGGAGCAAAAGAGATAGAGGTTCACAATGAGTTTTGTTCAACTGATGTAGCGATTAAGTTCGGTGCTATGGAAGTCCACGGTATTACACCTGATTTGCTTGAAGGCAAACCACCTTGTGTGGAAACGGTGGCATATAAAAGACTTTTAGAGCTGAACACGTCGGAGAATTATCTCATTATTCATAATGCACCTTTTGATATTACTATGCTTGAAAAAGAGGGTTTTAAAACACAGATGAAAGTTATAGATACCCTTAGAGTTGCAAAACATGTTATGCCGGATGAAGAGGCTCACAGACTTCAATATTTTCGCTATAAAATGGAACTTTATAAAGATGAAGAAAAAGAGGCGAAAGCGCTCGGTATCGTTGTAAAAGCCCATGATGCCATTGGTGACGTACTTGTATTAAAACTCTTTCTCTCAAAACTAAAAGACATCGTCCAAGCACAGTTTCCAAATGAAAACCCGGTTGAAAAGATGGTCGATTTAACCAATACACCAATTTTGGTCAAAACATTCAGATTTGGAAAGCACAAAGGAAAAAGTCTTGAAGAAGTGGCCCGCGAAGATGCCGGTTATTTGAGATGGATGCTTAAAAATATGGAAAATATTGATGAAGATTTGCGTTATTCCATCAACTATTATTTAGAGTCGTAA
- a CDS encoding DUF819 domain-containing protein: protein MIDSPLVYLFTLALLVAAVSFLQIKTKWKFFSYVPVVVLIYALAMLLASLGVFEQNKEITTIYKLTKTNLLPAMLFLMLLEVDFKHFFKLGKSLLIAYSLAALSIAFSFIIVAYIFDFNKETAAAFGALAGSWMGGTANMIAVGSALHVSEDAFAYALVVDSVNYTLWVMLLLFLVPFAKFFNRFTKSEEKLAYLDKIGCACSMGAKRYWLLIVLALGASLLSQLVASKLVILNTTTSIVLFSTLLGVIGSFTKLRFINGSSEVATTMLYILIALIGSRAVIENFNGLGMYVLAGFVILLIHALIMLAGAKIFKLDLFSISVASLANIGGVASAPILAATYNKALVSIGVLMAIMGYLIGTFGGLLVGSVLLYFTTASGNFF, encoded by the coding sequence TTGATTGACTCTCCTCTTGTATATCTTTTTACGCTTGCCCTGCTTGTAGCGGCTGTGAGCTTTTTACAAATCAAAACAAAATGGAAATTTTTCAGTTATGTGCCTGTTGTGGTGCTCATTTATGCACTTGCAATGCTGCTTGCTTCTCTGGGTGTGTTTGAGCAAAACAAAGAAATAACAACAATTTATAAACTCACAAAAACAAATTTACTCCCGGCAATGCTTTTTTTAATGCTTTTAGAAGTAGATTTCAAACACTTTTTTAAGCTTGGAAAATCACTTTTGATTGCGTACTCTTTAGCTGCTCTCTCCATTGCATTTTCCTTTATTATCGTTGCCTATATATTTGATTTTAACAAAGAAACTGCCGCCGCTTTTGGAGCACTTGCAGGCAGCTGGATGGGCGGCACGGCAAACATGATAGCCGTCGGGAGTGCTCTACATGTAAGCGAAGATGCTTTTGCATATGCACTTGTCGTGGACAGTGTCAACTATACGCTTTGGGTAATGCTGCTGCTCTTTTTAGTGCCTTTTGCCAAATTTTTTAACAGATTTACAAAAAGTGAAGAGAAGTTGGCATACTTAGACAAAATCGGCTGTGCCTGTTCTATGGGTGCTAAAAGATACTGGCTTTTAATAGTGCTTGCTCTTGGCGCTTCACTGCTGAGTCAACTAGTTGCTTCAAAGCTTGTCATACTCAACACCACGACAAGCATTGTGCTCTTTTCTACACTCTTAGGCGTAATCGGCTCTTTTACAAAATTGCGTTTTATCAACGGCTCAAGTGAAGTGGCAACAACCATGCTCTACATCTTAATAGCCCTCATAGGCTCCCGTGCAGTCATAGAAAACTTCAACGGTCTTGGTATGTATGTTTTAGCAGGTTTCGTTATTTTACTTATTCACGCATTGATAATGCTCGCGGGTGCAAAAATATTCAAACTAGACCTCTTTAGCATCTCAGTCGCCTCTTTAGCAAACATAGGCGGTGTAGCCTCAGCCCCGATTTTAGCAGCAACTTATAACAAAGCACTCGTAAGCATAGGCGTACTTATGGCAATCATGGGGTATTTAATAGGAACGTTCGGCGGGCTTTTGGTTGGGAGTGTTTTATTATATTTTACAACCGCGTCCGGCAATTTCTTCTAG